The DNA region GAGGACACCGGAAACGAGGCTGAGGATGTTTCCGAGGATCATGGCCTCAAGGCGATAACCCCTGTCCCCAACCAGGCCCCCAACCGGCTTTGAGAACAGGGAGACCACCGAGGTTATCCCCGCGAGAACACCGACAATGAAGGGGCTGGCATTGAAAGTCATCGAGAAGGGGGACACTATGGGGTTAAGTGAGCTTGCGCCAAGGAAGAAAAAGAAGGTCGAGAGGTTGAGGAGCCAGATGTTCCTGCTGCTGTTCACTAGATCCCAGCCTCCGGCTCGTCCATGCCGTCCTTCATGAAGGCGTAGCTCATATGCTTCGTGTTCCTGGCGAAGCCGACGTTGCCCTTTGAGTCAACCATTATGATGCCCATCGTGTCCGGGCCGAAGTATCTTGTGGCGAGGCTTATTGCCGCTTCGCTGGCCGCCCGGGCGTCCATGCCGAGCCTTACAAAGTCGGTCGCGCTTTTGGCCAGGGCGAGCTTTACTGCCACCTCACCGAGGCCAGTGCAGGAAGCCCCGGCCACCTCGTTGGCGTAGGTTCCTCCTCCAATTATCGGCGTGTCCCCAACGCGGCCGAACATCTTGAGGAAAACTCCGCCCGTTGAAGTGCCTGCAACGACCTCTTCACCGTCGAAGGCGACCGCACCGACCGTGCTCCTCAGAACCTCGGGGTACTCCTTTATCAGCTCGTTCAGCTTCTTCCAGGTCGTTTCCCCGCTCTCGATGAGCTTCTTTCTGAGTTCCTCCCACTGCTTCAGCCTCTCCTCCGTTACCGGGTTGTACTCCCCGAAGCCCAAAAGGCGGGCGAACTTAACTGCCCCCTCCCCCGCGAGGAGGACGTGGTCGGTCTTCTCCATAACCTTCCTGGCGACGCTTATCGGGTTCTTAACCCCCCAGATTCCGGCAACGGCACCGGCTTCCAGCGTTTTCCCGCGCATTATGGCCGCGTCCATCTCGACCCTTCCGTCGAGAGTTAAAACGCTCCCCGTTCCCGCGTTGAAGAGAGGATTATCCTCGAGGACTTTAACGGCTTCCTCGACGGCGTCCAAAGCAGAACCGCGCTTCAGCTCGCGCCAGCCGGTTAAGACGGCTTCCCTGACACCTTCGAGAACCTTCGGGATGCGCTCCTCGTTTTTTATCGTCCCGGCGCCACCGTGGACTATGATAGCGGCCATGGGGATCACCGCTGGAAAAAGTGCTCGAAAGGTTAAAAGGGTTATGGAAACGGGTCACCCCGTTGAAACGAGGAGTATGCCCAGGATTGCAAGTGCAAGCCCTTCGAGTATCTTCCTGTTCGGCGTCTCCTTAAGGAAAACCACCGCCATAAGGGAGGCTATGAGCGGGTTTATGGACGAGACCGGGGCCGAGACCTGGGAGCCAACGGCCCGTGTCGAGTAGACGAAGAAAAACTGGCCGAGGAGGAGACCGCTGAAGGCCGCCCCGGAGAGCAGGGCAAGCTCCCTCAGGTCTGTGCTGAGGAGCTCGTCCCTGTAAGCGGGGAGAAAAACCGAAACACCTATGGCCGCGGAGAACATCCTGAGGCCGGCCAGCGTCAGGGGGTTGAAGTGCCCGGTGAGCCAGTCCATCATGGTTATGGCTATGCTCCAGGAGACGGGGGTTAGTAAAGCGTATACGAAGCCCTTAGGATCTGCATGTTCTTCTTCCTCCGCCCTGCGGACGATTATGATGGCCAAAACTATCAGCAGAGCCCCCAGGTAGACCCTGGGGCTTACCCTCCTCCCGAGGAAGAGCGACGCCCAGAGGACTGTCCACAGGGGATAGGTAGAGGTGATGGGGACGGTTCTTGACACGCCCATCCTGTGGAGGGCGTGGAAGTAGAAGTAATCGCCTATGACAAAGCCAAATTGGGCCGAGACGAAGGCAACGGCAAGATAGAGGGGGCTCGAGCTGAGTATCTCCCCTATTCCGCCCGCTGGGATTAGCACAGCAAGGTACATAAGAGAAACCGCGTAGAGGCGGATCATGTTAACTGCCACGGGGCTCCTGGACCTCATCCCGGCCTTTACTAAGATAGTTGCAGTCGCCCAGCAGAGTGCCGAGGCCAGGGCGGCAACCACTCCGAGCGCTGTCCCGTTCATGGAGGGAAAAGGAGGAATTTAGTTTAAAAGTTTAACGTTTCGATGGGCCTCAAAAAAGAAAATTTAAGCCTTCACCGCGAGCGGGGATCTGTATGATGAGCTCGGCGATGCTGACGAAAGGATGATGACGATCTTGAGTGCTGAATCACGCAGGAAAGGCTACGGGCAATTGGGGGCCCGCTGGGGGTTTGGCAGCCGGGGCACATCCTGCACTTGTCCGGGCGGCCTTCTCTGAACCCGATAAGACCCCTGGGTGGCGACCCCACCAATACCCTTTTAGCCTTTCCGCTCAAACTTCCACGGTGGTAACATGGCACTTGGAAAATTTGGTGATTCTGCGTACCTCTACCCGGGGAGCCCCTCGACCCTAATCCGGGTTTTTGAGGGAGGGGCAGTCCTGGTCGACCCCGGCCACGGGAGCGGACGGCACAAAGATTTGAAAAGGGAAATCAGAAAGCTGAGACTTGATGTCAGGGCCCAGCTGGCGACCCACGGGCATGCAGACCACATAGCCGTCGCCCCGGAGATAGGCGCGCCACTTTTCGTCCACCGCTTCGAGTTCTCGATAGCTGAGAGCCCCCTCAACAGGGAGCTTTTAACCTTCGGCTCAAAGGCACCGGAGGGCTTCCTCGTCTTCCAGTTCCCGGAAGGGGTAAAGGTTAATGCGGTCTTCGAATGGGGCGATGAGCTTTTTGGAACAAAGGCGATAGGGCTCAGCGGCCACTCGCCGGGGATGACGGGCTTCCTGGACGATGAAAACGGACTAATCTACGCCGGCGACTCCTTTTTCGGTGAAAAGCTCATCCAGTCCGTCGGGGTGCCGTACCTCGTCGACCCAGAATTATTTAAGACTTCAATTAAAGAATTGCATAATTATGTAGACAAAGGCTACCTGCTCATCCCCTCGCACGGGAAGCCCGTTG from Thermococcus zilligii AN1 includes:
- a CDS encoding isoaspartyl peptidase/L-asparaginase family protein gives rise to the protein MAAIIVHGGAGTIKNEERIPKVLEGVREAVLTGWRELKRGSALDAVEEAVKVLEDNPLFNAGTGSVLTLDGRVEMDAAIMRGKTLEAGAVAGIWGVKNPISVARKVMEKTDHVLLAGEGAVKFARLLGFGEYNPVTEERLKQWEELRKKLIESGETTWKKLNELIKEYPEVLRSTVGAVAFDGEEVVAGTSTGGVFLKMFGRVGDTPIIGGGTYANEVAGASCTGLGEVAVKLALAKSATDFVRLGMDARAASEAAISLATRYFGPDTMGIIMVDSKGNVGFARNTKHMSYAFMKDGMDEPEAGI
- a CDS encoding DMT family transporter; the protein is MNGTALGVVAALASALCWATATILVKAGMRSRSPVAVNMIRLYAVSLMYLAVLIPAGGIGEILSSSPLYLAVAFVSAQFGFVIGDYFYFHALHRMGVSRTVPITSTYPLWTVLWASLFLGRRVSPRVYLGALLIVLAIIIVRRAEEEEHADPKGFVYALLTPVSWSIAITMMDWLTGHFNPLTLAGLRMFSAAIGVSVFLPAYRDELLSTDLRELALLSGAAFSGLLLGQFFFVYSTRAVGSQVSAPVSSINPLIASLMAVVFLKETPNRKILEGLALAILGILLVSTG
- a CDS encoding MBL fold metallo-hydrolase, whose translation is MALGKFGDSAYLYPGSPSTLIRVFEGGAVLVDPGHGSGRHKDLKREIRKLRLDVRAQLATHGHADHIAVAPEIGAPLFVHRFEFSIAESPLNRELLTFGSKAPEGFLVFQFPEGVKVNAVFEWGDELFGTKAIGLSGHSPGMTGFLDDENGLIYAGDSFFGEKLIQSVGVPYLVDPELFKTSIKELHNYVDKGYLLIPSHGKPVGGEEAAELLEFNLKRVDETESLILDLLRDPMSLDELAFRIMEHYGVAITPQKLALNLVPVRAFIAELYNRGEIDVFVDGGLKWRAKTR